The following are encoded in a window of Primulina eburnea isolate SZY01 chromosome 4, ASM2296580v1, whole genome shotgun sequence genomic DNA:
- the LOC140829912 gene encoding protein DMP6-like has product MEINLENESSHDRNEQELPLLVDKGPPEIERNLIQQAISQTFESTAHLANLLPTGTVLAFQLLSPIFTNQGQCDPVSRILTAGLVSLCGLSCFLLCFTDSIKDQKGNVCYGLATFHGFWIIDGSMNLQPQVAAKYRLEFIDFVHAWMSMLVFGAIALFDQNVVGCFYPNPSVEMQEIVTALPVAIGIICSMLFVVFPTRRHGIGFPLAPS; this is encoded by the coding sequence ATGGAGATTAACCTCGAAAACGAATCATCCCACGATCGTAACGAGCAAGAACTACCTTTACTCGTCGACAAAGGACCACCCGAAATCGAAAGAAACCTCATTCAACAAGCCATTAGCCAAACGTTTGAAAGCACGGCTCACTTAGCCAACCTTCTACCAACAGGAACTGTCCTAGCTTTCCAACTTCTTTCTCCAATATTCACGAACCAAGGCCAATGTGATCCAGTTAGCCGTATCTTGACAGCGGGCTTAGTTTCCCTATGCGGGCTGTCTTGTTTCTTGTTGTGTTTTACGGATAGCATCAAGGATCAGAAGGGGAACGTGTGCTACGGTTTGGCCACGTTTCACGGCTTTTGGATCATCGATGGATCGATGAATTTACAACCCCAGGTTGCGGCAAAGTATAGGCTCGAGTTTATCGATTTTGTGCATGCGTGGATGTCGATGCTGGTATTCGGAGCCATCGCTTTGTTTGATCAGAATGTGGTGGGGTGCTTTTACCCGAATCCTTCGGTTGAAATGCAAGAGATAGTTACCGCACTGCCTGTGGCGATTGGGATCATCTGCAGCATGTTATTCGTCGTTTTCCCGACGAGGCGACATGGAATCGGTTTCCCTCTCGCGCCAAGTTGA
- the LOC140829914 gene encoding uncharacterized protein has protein sequence MARGNPVPISQATSSNNSGGRVSYEDSSSPFYLQNGDHPGLVLVSHLLAGNNYNTWSRAMSMALTAKNKLLFVDGTQLRPASGDLLYAAWIRCNSMVISWILNSVSREIADSLLYMSTAYEIWNDLRDRFHQSNAPRVFQIKKLLTGLHQGSMDISSYYTRMRTLWDELKDFQPISVCHCGSIKEWLDYHNQECVMQFLMGLNESYAQIRAQILMMEPLPVISKTFSLVVQEERQRSIHHDASVNLPDQFNTPNVAAVRGAPIIKGTKFDRPVSVCSHCHFPNHTVDKCYKLHRYPPSHPRYKQKQSDGKVHVNHARSYSDVPLPTIGAESEGRVHVNHTRSYSDAPMPTTENLNPEHCRQLIAFLSSQLQLGGNTLVSQHQPDTTLCFTGSQPGQDDWDG, from the exons atgGCGAGAGGAAATCCAGTACCAATTTCTCAAGCTACAAGCTCAAACAACTCAGGTGGCCGAGTATCTTACGAAGATTCGAGTAGCCCATTCTATCTGCAAAATGGCGATCATCCTGGTTTGGTCTTGGTTTCTCATTTACTTGCAGGTAACAATTATAATACCTGGAGCAGAGCAATGTCAATGGCTTTGACTGCTAAGAATAAGCTTTTGTTTGTTGATGGTACGCAATTACGCCCTGCATCTGGTGATTTGTTGTATGCTGCGTGGATTCGATGTAATAGCATGGTGATCTCGTGGATTTTGAATTCTGTCAGCCGAGAGATTGCGGATAGCTTATTATACATGTCCACGGCATATGAAATTTGGAATGATCTAAGAGATAGATTTCATCAAAGTAATGCTCCAAGAGTTTTTCAAATTAAGAAACTCTTGACTGGATTACACCAAGGCTCGATGGATATTAGTTCATATTACACTAGAATGAGAACTTTGTGGGACGAATTGAAAGATTTCCAGCCGATTTCCGTGTGTCACTGTGGTTCGATAAAGGAATGGCTGGATTATCATAATCAGGAGTGTGTGATGCAGTTCTTAATGGGTTTAAATGAGTCATATGCTCAAATCCGTGCTCAGATCTTGATGATGGAGCCACTGCCAGTGATTTCGAAGACTTTCTCTTTGGTTGTTCAGGAGGAGAGGCAAAGATCGATACATCATGATGCTTCTGTAAATCTACCTGATCAATTCAATACTCCGAACGTTGCAGCTGTAAGAGGTGCTCCTATCATTAAGGGAACCAAGTTTGATAGGCCTGTTTCTGTTTGTTCACATTGCCATTTTCCCAATCACACTGTTGATAAATGTTACAAATTGCACAGATATCCTCCAAGTCATCCAAGATATAAGCAGAAACAGAGTGACGGAAAAGTCCATGTTAATCATGCTCGTAGTTATTCTGATGTGCCACTGCCAACTATTGGTGCAGAGAGTGAAGGAAGAGTCCATGTTAATCATACTCGCAGCTATTCTGATGCGCCAATGCCAACTACTGAAAATCTGAATCCAGAACATTGCCGACAGCTTATTGCATTTTTAAGCTCGCAACTTCAGCTTGGTGGCAACACTTTGGTTTCACAACACCAACCTGATACTACACTTTGTTTCACCG GTTCTCAACCAGGACAAGATGATTGGGATGGGTAG
- the LOC140829913 gene encoding peroxidase 19 — protein sequence MSFLSPTVAAISFTIIFLHQLATHSSANITANSTSRPRPQRQISVDYYSKTCPQVDQLVASVTSQQFKEVPISGPATIRLFFHDCFVEGCDGSILISTKQGSKELAERDADDNKELAVEAFDSINKAKMLVESKCPGVVSCADILAIAARDFIHWAGGPYYQVKKGRWDGKISMATRVNPNLPRTNSTIDDLIQLFKSKGLSFKDLVTLSGAHTIGFAHCKNFLTRLYNYKNTMKPDPLIDPRLLKALTMSCPRFGGNTDIVAPCDVTTPFLFDNAYYGNLESQLGVLASDQALFLDPRTKPLVQALAKDKEKFFQDFAVAMDKMGSIGVKRGRRHGEKRIDCSMHEHL from the exons ATGTCTTTCCTCTCCCCTACTGTTGCTGCCATTTCTTTCACCATTATTTTCCTCCACCAATTGGCCACACACTCTTCAGCCAATATTACAGCAAATTCAACCAGCCGGCCCAGGCCGCAACGCCAAATTTCGGTAGATTATTACTCCAAGACTTGCCCTCAGGTTGATCAGCTTGTTGCATCCGTAACCTCGCAGCAGTTCAAAGAGGTCCCCATCTCCGGCCCTGCCACAATTCGCCTCTTCTTCCATGATTGCTTTGTCGAA GGTTGCGATGGATCCATACTTATTTCGACGAAACAAGGAAGCAAAGAGTTGGCAGAAAGGGATGCGGATGACAACAAGGAGCTGGCAGTGGAAGCGTTTGATAGCATAAATAAGGCCAAAATGTTAGTGGAGAGCAAGTGCCCTGGAGTCGTATCATGTGCAGATATCCTTGCAATTGCTGCTAGAGACTTTATCCATTGG GCTGGAGGTCCATACTACCAAGTAAAGAAAGGAAGATGGGATGGAAAAATATCAATGGCAACTAGAGTAAACCCCAATCTCCCCCGCACCAACTCCACCATAGACGACCTAATTCAGCTCTTCAAATCCAAAGGCCTGTCATTTAAAGACCTAGTAACCCTCTCAGGTGCACACACCATTGGTTTTGCTCACTGCAAGAACTTTCTTACACGACTGTACAACTACAAGAACACGATGAAACCCGATCCTTTGATTGATCCAAGGCTCCTAAAGGCCTTAACAATGTCGTGCCCGCGATTTGGTGGGAACACTGACATTGTAGCACCATGTGATGTGACGACACCGTTCTTGTTTGACAATGCTTATTATGGAAATTTGGAGAGTCAACTGGGAGTTTTAGCTTCTGATCAAGCGCTGTTtttggatccaagaacaaagcCTCTGGTGCAGGCGTTGGCTAAGGATAAAGAGAAGTTTTTTCAAGATTTCGCGGTGGCTATGGATAAAATGGGGTCCATTGGAGTTAAGAGAGGAAGAAGACATGGGGAGAAAAGGATAGATTGCAGCATGCATGAACATTTGTGA
- the LOC140829915 gene encoding uncharacterized protein, producing the protein MWFVTSKVARRVCSSVAALCGNASCSFISPEHTYISISTTGRLFENMHKPAISDDFLKWGSLGFHRTLSFATGFTPLQLKPLEEIIDVQRVKNKSSEEIAAIWDDYHLGRGHIGASMKAKVYHLVEHRAVDCRYFVIPLWKGSGYTTMFVQVQMPHMLFTGLEDYKARGTQAAPYFTVSCYTEFADSKDLVLTRGNVVLPSKLSDSEAKWLLETAHSFYLNDQRYKLVERFNKETREFEFKDVLKALDMPIM; encoded by the exons ATGTGGTTTGTGACGTCCAAGGTTGCAAGGAGGGTATGTTCTTCAGTGGCGGCTCTCTGTGGCAATGCTTCATGTTCTTTTATATCCCCTGAACATACTTATATTTCCATCTCAACTACGGGAAGATTATTTGAGAATATGCACAAGCCTGCGATTTCAGATGATTTCTTGAAGTGGGGTTCACTTGGCTTCCATAGGACATTGAGCTTCGCGACTGGATTTACCCCATTACAATTAAAGCCTTTGGAGGAAATTATTGATGTCCAGAGGGTAAAGAATAAATCATCTGAGGAAATTGCCGCAATTTGGGACGAT TATCACTTGGGAAGGGGCCATATTGGTGCATCAATGAAAGCAAAAGTGTACCATTTGGTGGAGCACAGAGCAGTAGATTG CCGTTATTTTGTAATTCCCTTGTGGAAAGGAAGCGGCTATACAACAATGTTTGTGCAAG TTCAAATGCCACACATGCTTTTCACTGGTCTTGAAGATTATAAAGCGAGAGGAACCCAAGCCGCTCCGTACTTTACCGTTTCATGCTACACAGAATTTGCAGACAGCAAAGACCTGGTGCTTACTCGTGGCAATGTAGTGCTTCCTAGCAAGCTGAGTGACTCAGAGGCAAAATGGCTTTTGGAAACTGCTCATTCTTTTTACCTTAACGATCAAAGGTATAAACTGGTGGAGCGATTCAACAAAGAAACTCGTGAATTCGAGTTCAAAGATGTTTTGAAAGCATTAGATATGCCCATCATGtag
- the LOC140830303 gene encoding LOW QUALITY PROTEIN: uncharacterized protein (The sequence of the model RefSeq protein was modified relative to this genomic sequence to represent the inferred CDS: deleted 1 base in 1 codon), producing the protein MAFSSLGFPLSSFFPSHSSSLKFSNKLYPNSLLKLQGNTLLLSSSSSSQFSPASEQALLEAVVESDAKSLPAVRTYENDLARLTVVGSVDLQQALTAAAADGGEAADEHISSGTAAMVVETIFPGPFDEHSTISTRLFLPARKVKEKAIKLKKSMTKDIFASTTSKNILAMTFRQVVLQQLWNFELEIFSPGRDRDMNNLENPKEVPAILNFSSSDKQIISVIAEVICLAALENTERIFLRGSTNRASNKLFHWFNKPKEMSSRDSSVILYNLLDHHVLANAKTLAEKFNLERSNYKLKESKLKKTCWRSLTFSKLETIGGPEFCSWISECVPSYILKIDACKFSDVKIDGWKKQRQPKWEVFLTHSQLISLADTLDMYYEDVFTLPSKRLSCSAVASPSNLALNKRSSMLNLFSVALASGIFLVAISVVAKINLPHLPSMFAGNKSNSFSCLQIVMQKSSLGIDRGLRFVEPRVILLFYRKMPVFSFVFKINQEVESCCVEIIRRLKNYFGWPGDVSWMNHGHYAWIGKLPSYLSVMDNVESNIIGTPSISKSEEAGSGDMKALQDIASYQVVLSPNGNILGFQPTNRVAVNNWAANPLAKELYGGKNLSPGLFEPGLQISYPNDVLVLKLLMSANPESCFALVRTDDSS; encoded by the exons ATGGCATTTTCATCCCTTGGTTTCCCTCTTTCGTCCTTCTTCCCTTCTCATTCTTCCTCGTTGAAATTCTCAAATAAGCTGTACCCCAATTCGCTCCTCAAGCTGCAGGGAAATACCCTTCTCCTTTCATCATCTTCCAGTTCACAATTTTCGCCTGCTTCCGAGCAAGCACTTCTTGAAGCCGTAGTAGAATCCGACGCGAAATCGCTCCCAGCTGTAAGGACGTACGAGAACGACTTGGCTCGCCTGACGGTGGTTGGCTCTGTGGATTTACAGCAAGCCCTCACCGCCGCCGCTGCCGATGGAGGCGAAGCTGCCGATGAGCATATTTCGTCTGGAACCGCCGCCATGGTTGTGGAGACCATATTCCCGGGGCCATTTGACGAGCACAGTACCATCTCCACACGACTG TTTTTACCCGCTAGGAAAGTTAAAGAGAAAGCTATAAAGCTGAAGAAATCTATGACGAAAGATATCTTTGCTAGCACAACTTCTAAGAACATACTTGCCATGACCTTCAGACAAGTAGTTCTGCAGCAACTTTGGAATTTTGAATTGGAAATTTTTAGCCCTGGAAGGGACAGAGATATGAACAACCTTGAAAATCCGAAAGAG GTACCTGCAATTTTAAACTTCAGCTCGTCGGACAAACAGATCATTTCTGTAATTGCAGAAGTTATTTGCCTTGCTGCCCTTGAAAACACTGAAAGAATTTTTCTTCGTGGCTCGACAAACAGAGCGTCAAATAAGCTTTTCCATTGGTTTAACAAACCCAAAGAGATGTCATCTAGAGATTCCTCTGTCATTCTGTATAATCTCCTGGACCATCATGTACTTGCAAATGCCAAGACTCTAGCAGAAAAATTTAATCTAGAAAGGTCAAATTACAAGCTTAAGGAGTCAAAATTGAAGAAAACTTGCTGGAGGTCCCTCACATTCTCAAAACTGGAAACGATTGGTGGTCCCGAGTTTTGTTCTTGGATAAGTGAATGCGTACCTTCCTACATTTTAAAAATTGATGCTTGTAAATTCAGCGATGTAAAGATTGATGGCTGGAAAAAA CAGAGGCAACCGAAGTGGGAAGTCTTTCTTACTCATTCCCAACTG ATTAGTTTGGCTGATACGCTTGATATGTACTACGAGGATGTGTTCACTCTGCCAAGCAAGAGATTATCATGTTCTGCAGTTGCAAGCCCTTCCAACTTGGCATTAAATAAG AGAAGTTCTATGTTGAATTTGTTTTCCGTTGCACTTGCTAGCGGGATTTTTCTTGTCGCCATTAGTGTTGTGGCGAAGATCAATTTACCTCATCTGCCTAGCAT GTTCGCAGGCAATAAGAGTAATTCATTCTCTTGTTTGCAAATTGTTATGCAAAAGTCTTCCCTGGG AATTGATCGAGGGCTGAGATTTGTAGAGCCTCGTGTGATCTTACTATTCTATAGGAAGATGCCCGTTTTTTCATTCGTTTTCAAGATTAATCAAGAG GTAGAATCTTGTTGTGTTGAAATAATTAGAAGACTCAAGAATTATTTTGGTTGGCCTGGAGATGTGAGTTGGATGAACCATGGTCACTACGCATGGATCGGAAAACTCCCTTCATACTTGAGTGTAATGGATAATGTAGAATCCAATATAATTGGCACACCATCCATTTCTAAATCAGAAGAAGCAGGTAGTGGAGATATGAAAGCATTGCAAGATATTGCTAGCTATCAG GTGGTGTTGTCTCCCAATGGAAATATATTAGGATTTCAACCTACAAATCGAGTTGCTGTCAATAATTGGGCAGCAAACCCATTAGCCAAAGAGCTATATGGTGGAAAGAATCTTTCTCCGG GACTTTTTGAACCTGGGCTTCAGATCAGTTATCCAAATGATGTTCTGGTACTGAAGTTGCTGATGTCAGCAAATCCTGAATCGTGTTTTGCACTGGTCAGGACCGATGATAGTAGCTGA
- the LOC140829095 gene encoding uncharacterized protein: MTDKRVKDTKPAVKVVPTAEPSKVHGGGEHSHRPHYPNPPDSVNPDVATLRDQWRFAIRQYSRWYSQAWGSAILAGLSFFALGWIIKGSNPLPSFNAGTTSSNNREQEPASSSSSGGDRVASSVNRPG, encoded by the coding sequence ATGACCGACAAGAGAGTTAAAGATACCAAGCCCGCCGTGAAAGTGGTGCCTACGGCTGAGCCATCCAAAGTTCACGGCGGTGGAGAGCACTCACACAGACCTCACTATCCGAACCCTCCGGATTCGGTGAATCCGGACGTGGCGACACTGAGAGATCAGTGGCGTTTCGCGATTAGACAGTACAGCAGGTGGTACTCTCAAGCTTGGGGGTCAGCCATTCTCGCAGGTCTTTCCTTTTTCGCTCTCGGTTGGATTATCAAAGGTTCCAATCCTCTACCTTCCTTCAACGCGGGGACTACCTCTAGTAATAATAGAGAACAGGAGCCCGCCTCTTCCTCTAGTAGCGGCGGGGATAGAGTTGCCTCATCGGTCAATCGACCTGGATGA
- the LOC140829097 gene encoding protein IQ-DOMAIN 9-like, with protein sequence MGSGVWFKNIITRKKAKDGKSQKLQKHSASDKSNGHNEKVFGKNCPLLANGDSEGDHIRIRVENMAAARIQTAYRAYRARKKYRQMKEMTRFKDLVQRDSVKKQASTTLHHLHSWSRIQAQVRARRVYMVAEGRLRQKNLENKMKLEAKLHDLEVDWSGGSETMDEALARIHQREEAAVRRERAMAYAFSHQWRANSNPNFGSGNYELGKENWGWSWMDRWIAARPWESRVPTSASPKKASSSQASKNPRSNTPLMIKASVKVKLVSSNGKAARRSRKLSYEDSEKTTILKVNAKAENDEAKNEQDGS encoded by the exons AAACATTCGGCATCTGACAAGTCAAATGGCCATAATGAGAAAGTCTTTGGGAAAAATTGTCCTCTATTGGCCAATGGGGATTCTGAGGGAGACCATATACGGATCCGTGTTGAGAATATGGCAGCAGCTCGAATTCAGACTGCGTATCGAGCATACAGG GCTCGGAAAAAGTATCGCCAAATGAAAGAAATGACAAGGTTCAAGGATCTGGTGCAACGTGATTCTGTCAAGAAGCAAGCATCAACTACACTACATCATCTCCACTCATGGAGCAGAATTCAAGCCCAGGTTAGAGCTCGAAGAGTTTATATGGTTGCTGAAGGTCGTCTCAGACAGAAGAACCTCGAGAATAAGATGAAGCTAGAAGCAAAGCTTCATGACCTCGAG GTGGACTGGAGTGGAGGTTCTGAGACAATGGATGAAGCTCTTGCAAGAATACATCAAAGAGAAGAAGCAGCAGTTAGGCGAGAGCGAGCAATGGCATATGCCTTTTCTCATCAG tggAGGGCCAACTCCAATCCGAATTTTGGATCAGGAAACTATGAACTTGGCAAAGAAAATTGGGGCTGGAGCTGGATGGACAGGTGGATTGCTGCTCGACCTTGGGAGAGCCGAGTTCCAACATCAGCAAGTCCAAAGAAAGCATCGAGTAGCCAGGCAAGCAAGAATCCTAGAAGCAATACTCCTCTCATGATCAAAGCATCAGTTAAAGTCAAGTTAGTTTCTTCTAATGGAAAGGCTGCTAGAAGATCCCGAAAACTGTCTTATGAGGATTCCGAGAAAACAACTATTCTGAAAGTGAATGCCAAAGCGGAAAATGATGAGGCCAAGAATGAACAGGATGGATCCTAA